CAGCGCACTTGGGTTTCAAAGCAATTCACGAGAATTACCACCCGAACTTGCTTCTCGCTTATCTAGTTATCTTGGACAAAACCGCCAACTCGTGGCAATGTATTACGTCTAGTTAACAACCTCGGCTTTTTATGTTTCGCCTGTGTTTTATATTTTGCATTTGCTTGTTTACAGGACTGGTAAGTGCCGCACAAATTTCACGACTTTCACCCGCGGAAGGATTATCACAAAGTTATGTCAATACTTTGCTTATTGATGAGCAGGGGTATTTGTGGCTTTCTACCGAAGGTGGACTTAACCGCTACGATGGTTATCAAGTACTGGATGTGAATGGACCCGATGGCGTACTTGATAAAGTGCAGGTGAATTATATTTATCAGGACAACCTTGGTGGGATTTGGATCACCACGGGCATCGCGGGACTGTTGCGATACGATCCCATGAAAGATGAATATAGAAAGTACATAGAACCCCCTTCCACAGAGGACGAGTTTTATTCCAATTTGGTTAATATTGTTTTGACCAAAGATGATGACCACATGTGGGTCGTACGCACTAATGATGTAGCCATCCTTAATATCCATACTGGCAAACTCGAGAGTGAGGTGACCTTACCACTTGATGAAGAAAGCGGTTTTATACGCGCCGTTTATCAACATCAAGACATCTTGTTTATCGCCACTTCTGAGCGCTTATTCGCATATCATTTAACAGCGAAAAAACTAAGAATTCTGGAGCACCTTGCTCCTATTGATCACCCCTACCAAACAAATACTAAATCGCTATTTATTTTAGACCAAGATACCTTGCTCTTAGGTGCAGTTCAGGGGATGTACGAGCTAGATATTTCTCAATTGCTAAAAGATTTTGACGCAGAGGTATCGTTTAAAACACTGCTTCCTGAGCTAAACATATGGAAAATGCTCAGGCATGATGAACATACCTTGCTGCTTGGTACCGATAAAGGCCTTGTTTATTACACGGTTGAAGATGGCAGTGCAGTTCGTGATAAGCGTTTGTCTTCAAGCATATTCTTACCATCCAATACTAGCATTATAGATATCGTTAAGGATAGTTACGGGGGACTTTGGGTTGCCACAAAAGAAGATGGCGCATTTTACTTGCCAGACAGCACGCTAGCATTTGATAACGTCAGCGATCTCACTGTTGAAGGTGAGGGGTTTTCTCACAGTAATGTCTGGGCGATGCATGAATCTAATCAGTTTTTGTGGTTGGCCACGAATGACGGCTTAACGCGTTACAATCCAAAAACCAGAGAGACCAAACAGTTTCTTAAGGGTTACTTAGGTGACGAAATTCTCTCAGAGTTTATTATTTGGAAGATCGCGGAGTATAAAAATAAGCTTTGGCTAACGACCGTAAAAGGACTGTTTGTCTTTGACCCTATTACTCACGAAGTGACAAGACCCAAGGCTAATAACCCAGAAGACCAAGAGATACTGACATCCTTTGTGAAAGGAGGGGAGTTGTTAGCTGACGGTAAGTTTTATTTCGTCAATAGTGATGCAGGAATGTTTGTTTATGACATTAATACCGCTGAGCTAACACACCTTACTAAGTCATTTGAAAATGTTGACCCGTTTCTCACTTATGGCTTCTATCCACCACTTCCAAATGAACCGCATAAACCCCTTTATTACTATGCTGGCGTATTGTTGCAATATGATCCGCAGTTAGAAACGTTAACTGAGATTTATAAAGCGCCGAAGGCAAATAAGCATTTAGCTGTAGATATTACGACCTACACCATAGATAAAAACAATATTTTGTGGTTGTCGTTATCATCGTTTGGTTTGATTGGCCTGACGCTGGACGGTTATGAGCCAATTTATAACATCGATTTAAAAGCCCACAAAATAGATACTTTGATGTATGAAATGCGCCAAGACAAAGAGGGAATGATTTGGATGTCATCTCACAAGGGGATTTGGCGTCTAGACCCGGATAATTTGCACTTACAACAATTCACGACCGAAGATGGCATACTCTCTAACGAGTTTAACGGTGGCGCATCAGTGATGTTGGAAGACGGTCGCATCGCGTATGGTATGTTGAAAGGGTTTGTAGTGTTTTCTCCTGATGACAATCGGCCTAAAAAGCCATTACTTGATCATGTAAACATCACCAGCGTGGATTTAATTTCTCGTCCAAATCAAAAAGCCGGATTAAAGCAATTTGATCACATCGAACTTGAGCATGATGATATCGGACTCGAAGTCTCTTTTTCTGCGATGGCATTTAGTTATCAGGATCGGATTATTTATGAATATCAAATATCGGGTGGTCAGAAGATCCTAAGTCGTAATCAAAACCGCGTAGTATTCCCTAAACTTAACCCCGGTGAATATGCATTAAAAGTGTGGGCGAAAGACCCATTAACGGGAGATTACACACCGCCTGCAAAATTAACCATTAATGTAAATTACCCTGCGTGGCGTTCACCCGTTGCGATTGCCGGATATGTGTTTCTTACGCTCTTACTATTGTCTCTTTGGAGTTATCGAAAGTATCGCGTTGAGCAACTTATTCTTGCCGCCCATAAGGAAACACAAGACAGAGAAGCTAGATTGAAAATGGCGCTAGAAGGGAGTAATTCTGGAGTATGGGAGTGGCATGCGGGTAGTACGTTAATCTATCAGCCTCGACTTGTGACGGAGCTTGATTACGAGCTTGAGAGTGTTGGTTTGGA
The sequence above is a segment of the Pseudoalteromonas piscicida genome. Coding sequences within it:
- a CDS encoding EAL domain-containing protein, whose product is MFRLCFIFCICLFTGLVSAAQISRLSPAEGLSQSYVNTLLIDEQGYLWLSTEGGLNRYDGYQVLDVNGPDGVLDKVQVNYIYQDNLGGIWITTGIAGLLRYDPMKDEYRKYIEPPSTEDEFYSNLVNIVLTKDDDHMWVVRTNDVAILNIHTGKLESEVTLPLDEESGFIRAVYQHQDILFIATSERLFAYHLTAKKLRILEHLAPIDHPYQTNTKSLFILDQDTLLLGAVQGMYELDISQLLKDFDAEVSFKTLLPELNIWKMLRHDEHTLLLGTDKGLVYYTVEDGSAVRDKRLSSSIFLPSNTSIIDIVKDSYGGLWVATKEDGAFYLPDSTLAFDNVSDLTVEGEGFSHSNVWAMHESNQFLWLATNDGLTRYNPKTRETKQFLKGYLGDEILSEFIIWKIAEYKNKLWLTTVKGLFVFDPITHEVTRPKANNPEDQEILTSFVKGGELLADGKFYFVNSDAGMFVYDINTAELTHLTKSFENVDPFLTYGFYPPLPNEPHKPLYYYAGVLLQYDPQLETLTEIYKAPKANKHLAVDITTYTIDKNNILWLSLSSFGLIGLTLDGYEPIYNIDLKAHKIDTLMYEMRQDKEGMIWMSSHKGIWRLDPDNLHLQQFTTEDGILSNEFNGGASVMLEDGRIAYGMLKGFVVFSPDDNRPKKPLLDHVNITSVDLISRPNQKAGLKQFDHIELEHDDIGLEVSFSAMAFSYQDRIIYEYQISGGQKILSRNQNRVVFPKLNPGEYALKVWAKDPLTGDYTPPAKLTINVNYPAWRSPVAIAGYVFLTLLLLSLWSYRKYRVEQLILAAHKETQDREARLKMALEGSNSGVWEWHAGSTLIYQPRLVTELDYELESVGLDDYLQKIHPSDRAMFRLQWLEFVTTNKGFIDCTYRLKDSKGQWRWYKDFGKVLEWDEGNPTQVAGTYTNLTRERLFEERAALFGAAFEQTRDWVMILDKRLRIQACNRAMQNAFNLESIPSSSTAVKLGMSRQKRMMYLRQTLALAVHQHLSSEEVVSLPNGDERDVLIKISAVANGDGELYSYVVVLTDISQQKRTEKELYQLANYDLQTKLPNKALLMDRVQHAIKQSEAQETQFALLVIKFNRLQNLYDIYGADFVAELLPLLATKLRCCFRELDSLATGHDKSFYVLMEHLDNPEKVHQYVECLVHSFSIPLEAAGHTVLMQPAIGIAMYPDDASDAFELNQAAKAALEHVNVQQISSYQFFREEMNGKVRRSLEVEQALMRALKNGEFSNHYQPIVDVQSDTLLGFETLLRWPENSEFCAQEYALAAEHAGVVTELTLQTLSRALVELRHWQTIERDLYISINLSAIDFESSSLVEDIQQALSRSKVSGHSVAFEITETALLSNIDSAVKVMKEIKALGCHIYMDDFGTGYASLTYLQQLPIDVIKIDKSFVQQIAEDPESYLIIRSCVNLAHGLGLKCVAEGVENDLQYQRVKAEQVDYYQGYRFSSAISGEQVAQLLSETSL